Part of the Pelmatolapia mariae isolate MD_Pm_ZW linkage group LG3_W, Pm_UMD_F_2, whole genome shotgun sequence genome is shown below.
AATGATGTGACAGGTAGAACAGAGTAAAGTGGTGGTGTTACAGCCTTTCTCCCCTCTGCTGCCGAGGCTGTTAGTCTCTCCCAAACTCAGCTACAGGACTtccaaatgaatgaaagcagcagaagtggctttacaaatgaaagaggaagaggagaagaagaggagagggaggccaCCCTGACCATCactccagctgaaaacatcacacttccattaaagttggtgagaaaatgttgagcaggatgagctgctggctaatctggaggctgtagcagcagctcacagtcaCCGTGGATTTCCACTCATGAAAAAGCTCTGGCTGCTTCATTTCTCATCTCATATCAGAGACTTTAGTGAAGCTGTACTGTGATGCTTCCATATTCCAGTGAGGCCTCCAGAATGATTTCAGCTGTTctgcacacacactgtgtgcccTGTATGGCTCAAAGtctctgcagcctgtttttatctgctatcatcagatcttcatcatcctcattcacatccctcacacactctACAGCCTCATCAGCACTGACTTCATCTTCACTGACTGATGGAGCACAACATGAACCTGTGGAGGCTGAAACACTGTCCTGTCAAACATCTCCCCGTCACCActccacttctgtcagccttTAAATGAACCCTGCTCAAGTCTGTCACTTCTGTTTGGAGCCAAAAGAGGTCAAAGATGATGCCACTACATTCTTGTCTAGAAGATATTAAAGTGTATTTGGTGACACAGAAAAAAGGGTCAAGTTTAAGTACAGTTTGGGTCCACACATGTCCAAACCCTGGTGTGTGGGCCTACTTAGTACTGAGAAAAGCCACTAAAAGAACGCCCACCAGaccaaagcaatggttttgacttgATCAGcattaaccccgccccctgactTTGATGGGTGAAGttgacaaataaaatgtatttatgaacAGCGAGCAGGGCCAGGAGTAGCAACGtgaatgaaataaatacatcattaaataattcattatcaatatttttaattcattatgtacatttttaattaattactgaaataaataattcattagtgatgtatttatttaacacaaCCATAAAATTATTGCTAgtttactcaaaataaattgaaGACATCAATAATAAAGGTTAAATTATGATAATGAATACATGCAACTATAACTGATGACATAAGAATTTGGATTTTTAAGCTAAAGCGAAGGTGCTGACTCACTTGGCATGTTTCTCTCAAATCCTCCCtaataacaataacataatTACACTTTAgccacaagagggcagcagCATTAATACAAGTCCCGTGTATATAAAGGTACAGTGATTATATTACAGGgattttgacaaaaacaaaacagaagttgATGGCAGTGTGTTTTTCCATAACATACcaaccaaaataaataataaaaactttataACTTACAGAGCTTTTTTAGAgactttgaccactggcagcagcctcagaagagcctcctctgaaccAAAGTATTTCTGCAGGTCAAActcatccagatctttttctgatgacagtaagatgaagaccagagctgaccactgagcaggagacagtttatctgtggagagacgtcctgatctcagggactgttggatctcctccagtagagaacgatcattcagttcattcagacagtggaacagattgatgcttttctctgcagacagattctcactgagcttctccttGATGTACTGAACTGCTTCTTGATTGGTCTGTgcgctacttcctgtctgtgtcatcaGGCCTTGCAAACGAGTTTGATTAGTCTTCAGACCCAAGAGAAAACgaaggaacaagtccaggtgtccattggggctctgtaaggccttgtccaCAGCACACTGGTGGAGAGATTGGAGTTTTGGTTTATCAAATAATTTAGGCCACATGGAcgttgtttgttgttcttccagcagattgagtccagagttgatgaaggtcaggtggacatgaagagcagccagaaactcctgaacactgagatgaacaaagcagaacaccttgttcTGGTACAGTTgtttctcctctttaaagatctgtgtgaacactcctgagtacactgaggctgctctgatatcaatgccacactctgtcaggtctggttcatagaagatcaggtttcctttctgcagctgatcaaaagccagttttcccagtgactcaatcatcttcctgctctctggactccagtgtggatctgtctcagctcctccatcatattTGATCCTCTtgactttggcctgaaccaccaggaagtggatgtacatctcagtcagggtgttgggcagctgtcctccctctctggtttccagcacatcctccagaactgtagcagtgatccagcagaagactgggatgtggcacatgatgtggaggcttcgagctttcttgatgtgggagatgatcctgctggcctgctcctcatctctgaatctcttcctgaagtactcctccttctgtgggtcagtgaaccctctgacctctgtcaccatgtcgACACACtgaggagggatctgattggctgctgcaggtcgtgttgTTATCCAAAGGCGAGCAGAAGGGAGCAGGTTCCCTCtgatgaggtttgtcagcagtTCATCcaatgaggtggactttcttGTTTCAGTCAGGATTTTAGTTTTGTTGAAGTCCAAAttaagtcgacactcatccagaccatcaagtatgaacacaacctggaagtcttcaagcCTGCAGATTCCTGATTGGTTAGTTTGattaaagaagtgatgaacaagttccaccaagctgaacttttcctctttcagcacattcagctctctgaaagtgaatggaaatatgaactggatgtcctggttggctttgtcttcagcccagtccaggctgtatttctgtgttaagactgttttcccaatgccagccactccctttgtcagcactgttctgattggttcgtctcttccaggtgagactttaaagatgtcttcttgtctgatggttgtttctgctctgtctggtttcctggatgctgtttcaatctgtctgacctcatgttcatcattgacctctgcagtccctccctctgtgatgtggagctctgtgtagatctgattcaggaGGGTTGggcttcctgctttagcgatgccctcaaacacacactggaacttcttcttcagttgGGCTTTAAGTTCACGTTTACAGAGTAAAGCAAATATTTCTGAAGGTAAGAAATTCAGAAACAAATATTACACAATAAATATCACAGCCTTTCAGTACCCTGAAAGGATGAATGTCTATTGGTCCATTTCTTGAGCTATTAGGAAAGATCAATATTCAGTCtttagagaaattttcttactgctctgcagatgGTCAGCCATCTCATGCTGCTTAAGTCTCCTCAAGAAGTGGAGTGTGATCTTCAGAAATGCTTCTCTGCAgctctttctttcatcttcatcCTCACCTCCAAACATCTCCTCATCCTCCATCTGGCTCTTTAAAGTTTCTGGGTGATCTGGACTCAGaagcttctggatcttcttcagctcgttcttcacaaacatggtgatgttgtcctccagccgCTGGAAAAGAAGACTATATGAATTAGCcagtggtaaatggactggttcttatatagctc
Proteins encoded:
- the LOC134623529 gene encoding protein NLRC3-like, which produces MRLEDNITMFVKNELKKIQKLLSPDHPETLKSQMEDEEMFGGEDEDERKSCREAFLKITLHFLRRLKQHEMADHLQSKIFALLCKRELKAQLKKKFQCVFEGIAKAGSPTLLNQIYTELHITEGGTAEVNDEHEVRQIETASRKPDRAETTIRQEDIFKVSPGRDEPIRTVLTKGVAGIGKTVLTQKYSLDWAEDKANQDIQFIFPFTFRELNVLKEEKFSLVELVHHFFNQTNQSGICRLEDFQVVFILDGLDECRLNLDFNKTKILTETRKSTSLDELLTNLIRGNLLPSARLWITTRPAAANQIPPQCVDMVTEVRGFTDPQKEEYFRKRFRDEEQASRIISHIKKARSLHIMCHIPVFCWITATVLEDVLETREGGQLPNTLTEMYIHFLVVQAKVKRIKYDGGAETDPHWSPESRKMIESLGKLAFDQLQKGNLIFYEPDLTECGIDIRAASVYSGVFTQIFKEEKQLYQNKVFCFVHLSVQEFLAALHVHLTFINSGLNLLEEQQTTSMWPKLFDKPKLQSLHQCAVDKALQSPNGHLDLFLRFLLGLKTNQTRLQGLMTQTGSSAQTNQEAVQYIKEKLSENLSAEKSINLFHCLNELNDRSLLEEIQQSLRSGRLSTDKLSPAQWSALVFILLSSEKDLDEFDLQKYFGSEEALLRLLPVVKVSKKAL